From the Parasteatoda tepidariorum isolate YZ-2023 unplaced genomic scaffold, CAS_Ptep_4.0 HiC_scaffold_2958, whole genome shotgun sequence genome, one window contains:
- the LOC107450563 gene encoding estradiol 17-beta-dehydrogenase 2-like has product MNSNYVLVVVVHFICTFLVLRTLFHVCPSFIIESINCGMALASAALIGWLTFRFTKTKWLNDRVQPDGKAVLITGCDRGFGQALAIRLDSLGYHVFASCLSPSDPGVQNFKNKCSSLLHVLEMDVTKENSVQAALEFVKENLSTSELWAVVNNAGIFKGLPVEIAPLQDFKTCLEVNTYGPLRVTKAFLPLLRKSKGRCVNLTSIG; this is encoded by the exons aTGAATTCAAATTACGTACTTGTTGTCGTCGTACATTTTATTTGTACATTTCTTGTCCTTCGTACTCTTTTTCATGTCTGCccaagttttataattgagtcCATTAACTGTGGAATGGCATTAGCTTCTGCAGCTCTCATCGGATGGCTCACCTTTCGATTTACCAAAACAAAATGGTTAAATGATCGAGTTCAGCCGGATGGAAAAGCTGTTCTAATCACag GTTGTGATCGAGGATTTGGTCAGGCACTTGCTATTCGCTTAGATTCACTAGGTTACCATGTGTTTGCAAGTTGTCTTTCACCatctgatccaggagttcagaATTTCAAGAATAAATGTTCCAGTCTTTTGCACGTTTTAGAAATGGATGTTACGAAGGAAAACAGTGTTCAGGCTGCGTTAGAATTCGTTAAAGAAAACCTGAGTACTTCAG AGCTTTGGGCCGTCGTCAACAACGCTGGTATTTTTAAAGGACTTCCTGTTGAAATAGCTCCACtgcaagattttaaaacttgtctTGAAGTTAATACTTACGGTCCATTAAGAGTCACCAAAGCCTTTTTACCTTTGTTGAGAAAGTCAAAAGGCAGATGTGTCAATTTGACAAGTATTGGTG